In Geopsychrobacter electrodiphilus DSM 16401, a single window of DNA contains:
- the rplO gene encoding 50S ribosomal protein L15 produces the protein MDLSNLQPAPGSTKNRKRIGRGPGSGTGKTSGKGHKGQKARSGGSIKPGFEGGQMPLQRRLPKRGFTPLTRKEYTLVNLEDLEVFDAGSTVGLEAFSSVGLVGKLNDGVKILASGDLTKALTVQAHKFSKAAVAKIEAIGGKVEVI, from the coding sequence ATGGATCTGAGTAATCTGCAACCGGCTCCCGGTTCAACAAAAAATAGAAAACGTATCGGACGCGGTCCAGGCTCTGGAACCGGTAAAACGTCAGGTAAAGGTCACAAAGGTCAAAAGGCGCGCAGCGGTGGCAGTATTAAGCCCGGCTTCGAGGGTGGCCAGATGCCATTACAGCGCCGGTTGCCAAAGCGTGGATTTACTCCACTGACTCGCAAGGAATATACTTTGGTCAATCTTGAAGACCTTGAAGTATTTGATGCAGGGAGTACGGTTGGTCTTGAAGCTTTCTCGAGTGTGGGGTTAGTTGGAAAGCTTAATGATGGTGTCAAGATTCTGGCTTCTGGAGACTTAACCAAAGCTTTGACAGTTCAAGCTCATAAATTCAGCAAAGCGGCCGTTGCCAAGATTGAAGCAATTGGCGGCAAGGTTGAGGTGATTTAA